From Chaetodon trifascialis isolate fChaTrf1 chromosome 1, fChaTrf1.hap1, whole genome shotgun sequence, one genomic window encodes:
- the LOC139328947 gene encoding high choriolytic enzyme 1-like, whose amino-acid sequence MTPSVSLLLLLLLGLCQAHPLHEEGGEEEAPDTVDISTRILASNNATNEILLEGDLLAPRTRNAMMCWYQDCVWKKASNGLVMIPFTVSSEFTGWERQKIEYAMQDFHSRTCLRFVPRQNEYDYISIENKVGCFSALGRTGGRQVLSLNRQGCLYHGIIQHEINHALGFQHEQTRSDRDYYVKINWENIDPQMAYNFYMQSTNNLNTPYDYSSIMHYGRTAFSIQYGKDSITPIPDPNVQIGQRQGMSYWDIVRINMLYGC is encoded by the coding sequence ATGACTCCTtctgtcagcctgctgctgcttctcctgctcGGCCTCTGTCAGGCACATCCTCTCCacgaggaaggaggagaagaagaagcccCAGATACCGTCGACATCTCCACCAGGATTCTGGCCTCCAACAACGCCACCAATGAGATCCTGCTGGAAGGAGACCTGCTGGCTCCCAGAACCAGAAACGCCATGATGTGCTGGTACCAGGACTGCGTGTGGAAGAAAGCCTCCAACGGCTTGGTGATGATCCCCTTCACTGTGAGCAGTGAGTTCACCGGCTGGGAGAGGCAGAAGATCGAATACGCCATGCAGGACTTCCACAGCAGGACCTGCCTCCGCTTCGTGCCTCGTCAGAACGAGTACGACTACATCAGCATCGAGAACAAAGTCGGATGTTTCTCCGCTCTGGGCAGAACGGGAGGCAGACAGGTGCTCTCTCTCAACAGGCAGGGCTGCCTCTACCACGGCATCATCCAGCACGAGATCAACCACGCCCTGGGCTTCCAGCACGAACAGACCAGGAGCGACCGCGACTACTACGTCAAGATCAACTGGGAGAACATCGACCCGCAGATGGCCTACAACTTCTACATGCAGTCCACCAACAACCTCAACACTCCCTACGACTACTCCTCCATCATGCACTACGGAAGAACAGCCTTCTCCATCCAGTACGGGAAGGACTCCATCACCCCCATCCCCGACCCCAACGTCCAGATCGGCCAGAGGCAGGGCATGTCCTACTGGGACATCGTGAGGATCAACATGCTCTACGGCTGCTAA
- the LOC139332836 gene encoding multiple C2 and transmembrane domain-containing protein 2-like isoform X3 codes for MDSKKPGMLRHLRQKMLPHLRRGKTSPSKSHVQCEHILDHRMSSSVPDMRTMRDMRDMRQEYAHVTSTSQLQQCNPPSYSSPSSPFVKSARGPGAGGSGLKMGVVGGGAERSEQRLSVPVVCPDWASSQESFNSLCEEEKSAPETIYRAVGGMEPEELALPEVMTVYSPDLPSVHVSQDGSQCEMGNETPSVSENSRFPPRSYLLTISLREGRNLVIRDRCGTSDPYVKFKLDGKTFYKSKVVYKDLNPTWNETFSQPVKDLHQKLYIKVYDRDLTTDDFMGSASVTLSDLEIDKVNELSLPLDDPNSLEEDMGVVLLDMSLSHRDGDSKKGQWWPQKRKRSIRAGGSSQSFRLSESLRKSQLWTSVVSVTLVEGQELPLDTQGGQLFVRFRLGEQRYRSKNHCKVSRPQWRERFTLNQFLDSPDILEVELWSKEGRRTEDCLGTCDINLSRVPFNQRQLFTQTLDQGRGRLVFLLTLNTCNGVSISDLCAAPLDEPHEQQNQLDNYSLRRSLENLQDVGFLQVKVIKAADLMAADLNGKSDPFCVLELGNDRLQTHTVYKSLHPEWNKVFTFPVKDIHDVLVATIFDEDGDKAPDFLGKVAIPLLSIRRGQQITFPLRKEDLGRLSKGSITLELEVIFNPVRASIRTFNPRERRIMEDNPKFSKKALARNVLRVQTLYRAIMLSLQYIKSCFQWESVQRSLLAFLVFVVTVWYWEFYMLPFFLVLLISWNYLQIRSGRVSQDVDNMDLGDEDEDDEKESERKGLMEKIHMVQDTIITLQNLLDEIACVGERIKNTFNWSVPFLSSLAFLVFAIATIITYYIPLRYIVLIWGINKFTKKLRNPYSIDNNEVLDFLTRVPSDVQKVQYSEIKSSKKKKTS; via the exons ATGGACTCCAAGAAGCCGGGCATGCTGCGGCATCTCCGCCAGAAGATGCTGCCACACCTCCGACGAGGCAAGACGAGCCCAAGCAAGTCACACGTCCAGTGCGAACACATCCTGGACCATCGGATGAGCTCCTCTGTTCCCGACATGAGGACCATGAGGGACATGAGGGACATGAGGCAGGAGTATGCACATGTCACCTCCACCTCGCAGCTCCAACAGTGCAACCCCCCCAGCTACAGCAGCCCCTCCTCACCGTTTGTCAAGTCTGCTAGAGGCCCAGGAGCAGGTGGGAGTGGCCTGAAGATGGGAGTAgttggtggaggagctgagaggagtgAACAAAGACTAAGTGTGCCTGTAGTCTGCCCAGACTGGGCTTCCTCTCAGGAGTCATTCAACAGTctctgtgaggaggagaagagcgcCCCGGAGACGATCTACAGAGCTGTCGGGGGCATGGAGCCTGAGGAGCTGGCCCTGCCGGAGGTGATGACCGTCTACAGCCCAGACCTCCCCTCTGTGCACGTCTCCCAGGACGGCTCACAG tgtgAGATGGGCAACGAGACTCCGAGTGTGTCAGAGAACAGCAGGTTCCCGCCCAGGTCCTATCTGCTCACCATCAGCCTGAGGGAAGGACGCAACCTGGTCATCAGGGACCGCTGTG gTACCAGCGATCCTTATGTGAAATTTAAACTGGACGGGAAAACGTTCTACAAAAGCAAAGTGGTTTATAAAGACCTGAACCCCACATGGAACGAGACCTTCTCCCAACCTGTGAAGGATCTACACCAGAAACTGTACATCAAG GTATACGACCGTGATCTCACCACCGATGACTTCATGGGCTCTGCCAGTGTCACCCTGAGTGATCTGGAGATTGACAA AGTCAATGAGCTGTCTTTGCCTTTGGATGACCCAAACAGCCTGGAGGAGGACATGGgggtggtgctgctggacaTGAGTCTGTcacacagagatggagacagcAAGAAAGGCCAG TGGTGGCCCCAAAAACGAAAACGAAGTATTAGG GCAGGAGGCTCGTCTCAGAGCTTTCGTCTCTCAGAGTCACTGAGGAAGAGTCAGCTGTGGACTTCTGTTGTGTCGGTGACTCTGGTCGAGGGTCAGGAGCTGCCGCTGGACACCCAGGGAGGTCAGCTCTTTGTTCGCTTCAGACTGGGAGAGCAGAGATACAGAAGCAAG AATCACTGCAAAGTGTCCAGACCTCAGTGGAGAGAGAGGTTCACTCTAAACCAGTTCTTGGACAGCCCAGACATCCTGGAGGTGGAGCTCTGGTCCAAGGAAGGACGGAGGACTGAGGACTGCTTGGGAAC gtgtgacATTAACCTGTCCAGGGTCCCTTTCAATCAGAGGCAGCTGTTCACACAGACCCTGGACCAGGGGAGAGGACGCTTGGTCTTCCTGCTTACACTGAACACATGCAACGGCGTCTCGATCTCTGACCTCTGTGCTGCACCGCTTGACGAACCTCATGAACAACAGAACCAGCTGGACAACTAT AGTTTGAGGAGGTCCCTGGAAAACCTCCAAGATGTTGGTTTCCTCCAAGTCAAAGTTATCAAGGCTGCAGATCTGATGGCTGCTGATTTAAATG GCAAGAGTGATCCCTTCTGTGTGTTGGAACTGGGGAATGACAGACTGCAGACCCACACGGTCTACAAGAGCCTCCACCCAGAGTGGAATAAAGTCTTCACATT CCCTGtcaaagacattcatgatgTTCTGGTGGCAACTATCTTTGATGAGGATGGAGACAAGGCGCCAGACTTCCTGGGAAAAGTTGCCATTCCCCTGCTCTCG ATCCGCAGGGGACAACAGATCACCTTCCCACTGAGGAAAGAGGACTTAGGTAGACTGTCGAAGGGGAGCATCACTCTGGAGCTGGAGGTTATTTTTAACCCC gtcAGAGCAAGTATAAGAACCTTCAATCCAAGGGAGAGAAGAATCATGGAGGATAATCCCAAATTTTCCAAAAAG GCTCTGGCCAGGAACGTGCTGCGTGTTCAGACACTGTACAGGGCTATCAtgttgtctctgcagtacaTCAAAAGCTGCTTCCAGTGGGAGAGCGTTCAGAGGAGCCTGCTAGCCTTCCTG GTGTTTGTAGTGACGGTGTGGTACTGGGAGTTTTACATGCTGCCCTTCTTCCTGGTCCTTCTCATCTCGTGGAACTACCTCCAGATCCGCTCCGGCCGAGTCAGTCAGGACGTG gaTAATATGGATTTGggggatgaggatgaggatgatgagaag GAGTCAGAGAGAAAAGGGCTGATGGAGAAAATCCACATGGTCCAAGACACCATCATCACCCTTCAAAACCTGCTGGACGAGATCGCCTGTGTGGGGGAGAGGATTAAAAA CACTTTCAACTGGTCGGTGCCGTTCCTGTCCAGCCTGGCTTTCCTGGTCTTTGCCATTGCAACAATCATTACATACTACATTCCTTTACGCTACATTGTCTTAATATGGG GTATCAATAAATTCACCAAGAAATTACGGAACCCGTACAGCATTGACAACAATGAAGTGCTTGATTTCCTGACGAGGGTGCCTTCAGATGTGCAGAAG GTTCAGTACAGTGAGATAAAGagcagcaagaagaagaaaacctcGTAG
- the LOC139332836 gene encoding multiple C2 and transmembrane domain-containing protein 2-like isoform X2, translating to MDSKKPGMLRHLRQKMLPHLRRGKTSPSKSHVQCEHILDHRMSSSVPDMRTMRDMRDMRQEYAHVTSTSQLQQCNPPSYSSPSSPFVKSARGPGAGGSGLKMGVVGGGAERSEQRLSVPVVCPDWASSQESFNSLCEEEKSAPETIYRAVGGMEPEELALPEVMTVYSPDLPSVHVSQDGSQYDNHDFNDHVLKDGDNQNCEMGNETPSVSENSRFPPRSYLLTISLREGRNLVIRDRCGTSDPYVKFKLDGKTFYKSKVVYKDLNPTWNETFSQPVKDLHQKLYIKVYDRDLTTDDFMGSASVTLSDLEIDKVNELSLPLDDPNSLEEDMGVVLLDMSLSHRDGDSKKGQAGGSSQSFRLSESLRKSQLWTSVVSVTLVEGQELPLDTQGGQLFVRFRLGEQRYRSKNHCKVSRPQWRERFTLNQFLDSPDILEVELWSKEGRRTEDCLGTCDINLSRVPFNQRQLFTQTLDQGRGRLVFLLTLNTCNGVSISDLCAAPLDEPHEQQNQLDNYSLRRSLENLQDVGFLQVKVIKAADLMAADLNGKSDPFCVLELGNDRLQTHTVYKSLHPEWNKVFTFPVKDIHDVLVATIFDEDGDKAPDFLGKVAIPLLSIRRGQQITFPLRKEDLGRLSKGSITLELEVIFNPVRASIRTFNPRERRIMEDNPKFSKKALARNVLRVQTLYRAIMLSLQYIKSCFQWESVQRSLLAFLVFVVTVWYWEFYMLPFFLVLLISWNYLQIRSGRVSQDVDNMDLGDEDEDDEKESERKGLMEKIHMVQDTIITLQNLLDEIACVGERIKNTFNWSVPFLSSLAFLVFAIATIITYYIPLRYIVLIWGINKFTKKLRNPYSIDNNEVLDFLTRVPSDVQKVQYSEIKSSKKKKTS from the exons ATGGACTCCAAGAAGCCGGGCATGCTGCGGCATCTCCGCCAGAAGATGCTGCCACACCTCCGACGAGGCAAGACGAGCCCAAGCAAGTCACACGTCCAGTGCGAACACATCCTGGACCATCGGATGAGCTCCTCTGTTCCCGACATGAGGACCATGAGGGACATGAGGGACATGAGGCAGGAGTATGCACATGTCACCTCCACCTCGCAGCTCCAACAGTGCAACCCCCCCAGCTACAGCAGCCCCTCCTCACCGTTTGTCAAGTCTGCTAGAGGCCCAGGAGCAGGTGGGAGTGGCCTGAAGATGGGAGTAgttggtggaggagctgagaggagtgAACAAAGACTAAGTGTGCCTGTAGTCTGCCCAGACTGGGCTTCCTCTCAGGAGTCATTCAACAGTctctgtgaggaggagaagagcgcCCCGGAGACGATCTACAGAGCTGTCGGGGGCATGGAGCCTGAGGAGCTGGCCCTGCCGGAGGTGATGACCGTCTACAGCCCAGACCTCCCCTCTGTGCACGTCTCCCAGGACGGCTCACAG TATGACAATCATGATTTCAACGATCATGTGTTAAAAGACGGGGACAACCAAAAT tgtgAGATGGGCAACGAGACTCCGAGTGTGTCAGAGAACAGCAGGTTCCCGCCCAGGTCCTATCTGCTCACCATCAGCCTGAGGGAAGGACGCAACCTGGTCATCAGGGACCGCTGTG gTACCAGCGATCCTTATGTGAAATTTAAACTGGACGGGAAAACGTTCTACAAAAGCAAAGTGGTTTATAAAGACCTGAACCCCACATGGAACGAGACCTTCTCCCAACCTGTGAAGGATCTACACCAGAAACTGTACATCAAG GTATACGACCGTGATCTCACCACCGATGACTTCATGGGCTCTGCCAGTGTCACCCTGAGTGATCTGGAGATTGACAA AGTCAATGAGCTGTCTTTGCCTTTGGATGACCCAAACAGCCTGGAGGAGGACATGGgggtggtgctgctggacaTGAGTCTGTcacacagagatggagacagcAAGAAAGGCCAG GCAGGAGGCTCGTCTCAGAGCTTTCGTCTCTCAGAGTCACTGAGGAAGAGTCAGCTGTGGACTTCTGTTGTGTCGGTGACTCTGGTCGAGGGTCAGGAGCTGCCGCTGGACACCCAGGGAGGTCAGCTCTTTGTTCGCTTCAGACTGGGAGAGCAGAGATACAGAAGCAAG AATCACTGCAAAGTGTCCAGACCTCAGTGGAGAGAGAGGTTCACTCTAAACCAGTTCTTGGACAGCCCAGACATCCTGGAGGTGGAGCTCTGGTCCAAGGAAGGACGGAGGACTGAGGACTGCTTGGGAAC gtgtgacATTAACCTGTCCAGGGTCCCTTTCAATCAGAGGCAGCTGTTCACACAGACCCTGGACCAGGGGAGAGGACGCTTGGTCTTCCTGCTTACACTGAACACATGCAACGGCGTCTCGATCTCTGACCTCTGTGCTGCACCGCTTGACGAACCTCATGAACAACAGAACCAGCTGGACAACTAT AGTTTGAGGAGGTCCCTGGAAAACCTCCAAGATGTTGGTTTCCTCCAAGTCAAAGTTATCAAGGCTGCAGATCTGATGGCTGCTGATTTAAATG GCAAGAGTGATCCCTTCTGTGTGTTGGAACTGGGGAATGACAGACTGCAGACCCACACGGTCTACAAGAGCCTCCACCCAGAGTGGAATAAAGTCTTCACATT CCCTGtcaaagacattcatgatgTTCTGGTGGCAACTATCTTTGATGAGGATGGAGACAAGGCGCCAGACTTCCTGGGAAAAGTTGCCATTCCCCTGCTCTCG ATCCGCAGGGGACAACAGATCACCTTCCCACTGAGGAAAGAGGACTTAGGTAGACTGTCGAAGGGGAGCATCACTCTGGAGCTGGAGGTTATTTTTAACCCC gtcAGAGCAAGTATAAGAACCTTCAATCCAAGGGAGAGAAGAATCATGGAGGATAATCCCAAATTTTCCAAAAAG GCTCTGGCCAGGAACGTGCTGCGTGTTCAGACACTGTACAGGGCTATCAtgttgtctctgcagtacaTCAAAAGCTGCTTCCAGTGGGAGAGCGTTCAGAGGAGCCTGCTAGCCTTCCTG GTGTTTGTAGTGACGGTGTGGTACTGGGAGTTTTACATGCTGCCCTTCTTCCTGGTCCTTCTCATCTCGTGGAACTACCTCCAGATCCGCTCCGGCCGAGTCAGTCAGGACGTG gaTAATATGGATTTGggggatgaggatgaggatgatgagaag GAGTCAGAGAGAAAAGGGCTGATGGAGAAAATCCACATGGTCCAAGACACCATCATCACCCTTCAAAACCTGCTGGACGAGATCGCCTGTGTGGGGGAGAGGATTAAAAA CACTTTCAACTGGTCGGTGCCGTTCCTGTCCAGCCTGGCTTTCCTGGTCTTTGCCATTGCAACAATCATTACATACTACATTCCTTTACGCTACATTGTCTTAATATGGG GTATCAATAAATTCACCAAGAAATTACGGAACCCGTACAGCATTGACAACAATGAAGTGCTTGATTTCCTGACGAGGGTGCCTTCAGATGTGCAGAAG GTTCAGTACAGTGAGATAAAGagcagcaagaagaagaaaacctcGTAG
- the LOC139332836 gene encoding multiple C2 and transmembrane domain-containing protein 2-like isoform X1, producing MDSKKPGMLRHLRQKMLPHLRRGKTSPSKSHVQCEHILDHRMSSSVPDMRTMRDMRDMRQEYAHVTSTSQLQQCNPPSYSSPSSPFVKSARGPGAGGSGLKMGVVGGGAERSEQRLSVPVVCPDWASSQESFNSLCEEEKSAPETIYRAVGGMEPEELALPEVMTVYSPDLPSVHVSQDGSQYDNHDFNDHVLKDGDNQNCEMGNETPSVSENSRFPPRSYLLTISLREGRNLVIRDRCGTSDPYVKFKLDGKTFYKSKVVYKDLNPTWNETFSQPVKDLHQKLYIKVYDRDLTTDDFMGSASVTLSDLEIDKVNELSLPLDDPNSLEEDMGVVLLDMSLSHRDGDSKKGQWWPQKRKRSIRAGGSSQSFRLSESLRKSQLWTSVVSVTLVEGQELPLDTQGGQLFVRFRLGEQRYRSKNHCKVSRPQWRERFTLNQFLDSPDILEVELWSKEGRRTEDCLGTCDINLSRVPFNQRQLFTQTLDQGRGRLVFLLTLNTCNGVSISDLCAAPLDEPHEQQNQLDNYSLRRSLENLQDVGFLQVKVIKAADLMAADLNGKSDPFCVLELGNDRLQTHTVYKSLHPEWNKVFTFPVKDIHDVLVATIFDEDGDKAPDFLGKVAIPLLSIRRGQQITFPLRKEDLGRLSKGSITLELEVIFNPVRASIRTFNPRERRIMEDNPKFSKKALARNVLRVQTLYRAIMLSLQYIKSCFQWESVQRSLLAFLVFVVTVWYWEFYMLPFFLVLLISWNYLQIRSGRVSQDVDNMDLGDEDEDDEKESERKGLMEKIHMVQDTIITLQNLLDEIACVGERIKNTFNWSVPFLSSLAFLVFAIATIITYYIPLRYIVLIWGINKFTKKLRNPYSIDNNEVLDFLTRVPSDVQKVQYSEIKSSKKKKTS from the exons ATGGACTCCAAGAAGCCGGGCATGCTGCGGCATCTCCGCCAGAAGATGCTGCCACACCTCCGACGAGGCAAGACGAGCCCAAGCAAGTCACACGTCCAGTGCGAACACATCCTGGACCATCGGATGAGCTCCTCTGTTCCCGACATGAGGACCATGAGGGACATGAGGGACATGAGGCAGGAGTATGCACATGTCACCTCCACCTCGCAGCTCCAACAGTGCAACCCCCCCAGCTACAGCAGCCCCTCCTCACCGTTTGTCAAGTCTGCTAGAGGCCCAGGAGCAGGTGGGAGTGGCCTGAAGATGGGAGTAgttggtggaggagctgagaggagtgAACAAAGACTAAGTGTGCCTGTAGTCTGCCCAGACTGGGCTTCCTCTCAGGAGTCATTCAACAGTctctgtgaggaggagaagagcgcCCCGGAGACGATCTACAGAGCTGTCGGGGGCATGGAGCCTGAGGAGCTGGCCCTGCCGGAGGTGATGACCGTCTACAGCCCAGACCTCCCCTCTGTGCACGTCTCCCAGGACGGCTCACAG TATGACAATCATGATTTCAACGATCATGTGTTAAAAGACGGGGACAACCAAAAT tgtgAGATGGGCAACGAGACTCCGAGTGTGTCAGAGAACAGCAGGTTCCCGCCCAGGTCCTATCTGCTCACCATCAGCCTGAGGGAAGGACGCAACCTGGTCATCAGGGACCGCTGTG gTACCAGCGATCCTTATGTGAAATTTAAACTGGACGGGAAAACGTTCTACAAAAGCAAAGTGGTTTATAAAGACCTGAACCCCACATGGAACGAGACCTTCTCCCAACCTGTGAAGGATCTACACCAGAAACTGTACATCAAG GTATACGACCGTGATCTCACCACCGATGACTTCATGGGCTCTGCCAGTGTCACCCTGAGTGATCTGGAGATTGACAA AGTCAATGAGCTGTCTTTGCCTTTGGATGACCCAAACAGCCTGGAGGAGGACATGGgggtggtgctgctggacaTGAGTCTGTcacacagagatggagacagcAAGAAAGGCCAG TGGTGGCCCCAAAAACGAAAACGAAGTATTAGG GCAGGAGGCTCGTCTCAGAGCTTTCGTCTCTCAGAGTCACTGAGGAAGAGTCAGCTGTGGACTTCTGTTGTGTCGGTGACTCTGGTCGAGGGTCAGGAGCTGCCGCTGGACACCCAGGGAGGTCAGCTCTTTGTTCGCTTCAGACTGGGAGAGCAGAGATACAGAAGCAAG AATCACTGCAAAGTGTCCAGACCTCAGTGGAGAGAGAGGTTCACTCTAAACCAGTTCTTGGACAGCCCAGACATCCTGGAGGTGGAGCTCTGGTCCAAGGAAGGACGGAGGACTGAGGACTGCTTGGGAAC gtgtgacATTAACCTGTCCAGGGTCCCTTTCAATCAGAGGCAGCTGTTCACACAGACCCTGGACCAGGGGAGAGGACGCTTGGTCTTCCTGCTTACACTGAACACATGCAACGGCGTCTCGATCTCTGACCTCTGTGCTGCACCGCTTGACGAACCTCATGAACAACAGAACCAGCTGGACAACTAT AGTTTGAGGAGGTCCCTGGAAAACCTCCAAGATGTTGGTTTCCTCCAAGTCAAAGTTATCAAGGCTGCAGATCTGATGGCTGCTGATTTAAATG GCAAGAGTGATCCCTTCTGTGTGTTGGAACTGGGGAATGACAGACTGCAGACCCACACGGTCTACAAGAGCCTCCACCCAGAGTGGAATAAAGTCTTCACATT CCCTGtcaaagacattcatgatgTTCTGGTGGCAACTATCTTTGATGAGGATGGAGACAAGGCGCCAGACTTCCTGGGAAAAGTTGCCATTCCCCTGCTCTCG ATCCGCAGGGGACAACAGATCACCTTCCCACTGAGGAAAGAGGACTTAGGTAGACTGTCGAAGGGGAGCATCACTCTGGAGCTGGAGGTTATTTTTAACCCC gtcAGAGCAAGTATAAGAACCTTCAATCCAAGGGAGAGAAGAATCATGGAGGATAATCCCAAATTTTCCAAAAAG GCTCTGGCCAGGAACGTGCTGCGTGTTCAGACACTGTACAGGGCTATCAtgttgtctctgcagtacaTCAAAAGCTGCTTCCAGTGGGAGAGCGTTCAGAGGAGCCTGCTAGCCTTCCTG GTGTTTGTAGTGACGGTGTGGTACTGGGAGTTTTACATGCTGCCCTTCTTCCTGGTCCTTCTCATCTCGTGGAACTACCTCCAGATCCGCTCCGGCCGAGTCAGTCAGGACGTG gaTAATATGGATTTGggggatgaggatgaggatgatgagaag GAGTCAGAGAGAAAAGGGCTGATGGAGAAAATCCACATGGTCCAAGACACCATCATCACCCTTCAAAACCTGCTGGACGAGATCGCCTGTGTGGGGGAGAGGATTAAAAA CACTTTCAACTGGTCGGTGCCGTTCCTGTCCAGCCTGGCTTTCCTGGTCTTTGCCATTGCAACAATCATTACATACTACATTCCTTTACGCTACATTGTCTTAATATGGG GTATCAATAAATTCACCAAGAAATTACGGAACCCGTACAGCATTGACAACAATGAAGTGCTTGATTTCCTGACGAGGGTGCCTTCAGATGTGCAGAAG GTTCAGTACAGTGAGATAAAGagcagcaagaagaagaaaacctcGTAG